One genomic segment of Tursiops truncatus isolate mTurTru1 chromosome 4, mTurTru1.mat.Y, whole genome shotgun sequence includes these proteins:
- the LOC101323475 gene encoding THAP domain-containing protein 6-like, with the protein MVKSSLAIGCASRCLPNSRLKGLTFRIFPTDENVKRKWVLARKDLIWEPKKGDVLCSRHFKKDFDRSAPNIKLKPRVIPSNSPSHLQEHSYSVMDSPKKLKHKLDQMISELGDTKKSLRNVLDGEKRFQKSLRKTIRELKDECLICQETANRLEVFCRE; encoded by the exons ATGGTGAAATCTTCCTTGGCCATTGGATGTGCTTCTCGCTGTTTACCAAATTCTAGGTTAAAAGGACTGACATTTCGCATATTCCCCACAGatgaaaatgtcaaaagaaaatgGGTATTAGCAAGAAAAGACCTGATTTGGGAGCCTAAAAAAGGAGATGTGTTGTGTTCGAGGCACTTTAAGAAAGATTTTGACAGAAGCGCTCCCAATATTAAACTGAAACCTAGAGTCATACCTTCTAATTCCCCATCTCACTTacag GAGCATAGCTACAGTGTAATGGACAGTCCAAAGAAACTTAAGCATAAATTAGATCAAATGATCAGCGAGCTAGGGGATACCAAGAAAAGTCTGCGGAATGTTTTAGACGGAGAAAAACGTTTCCAAAAATCACTGAGGAAGACAATCAGGGAATTAAAGGATGAATGTCTCATCTGCCAAGAAACAGCAAACAGACTGGAAGTTTTCTGTCGGGAGTGA